CGTTTGGCGAGATGATGCGACGAGGAGCCCCCGAGTGGTTCACACACGGCAAAGCGCGTGAACGGTTTCACCGGTACTGGCCGTGGGCTCTCAGCTCCATCTGCGCCGGCCTTTATCTCTACAACGGCGAGCCCTtcgaagacgccgccggtgccaTCGTGACAAAGATTCGGCGACCACTGCTCAAGACGATGGAGTGGGTGGAGCTGCACGATGTGGATCCAGAGACGATGTCGTtggagctgccgccggaCATGCTCTTTGGCCCGCTTGAGTTCCCGAAGCAGATGCGATTCCTTCTAGCGGCACTCAGGGCCGACAACGAGCTCGCCGACGGCTACCTGGCGCGAGTGATCATTGATCGCATGGATTTGTCCTTGGACCCTCCAATTCTGTCGGAGGGCGACTTCCTCGCAGCAGGCGGCAAGGAGCTTCTCGACTTTAGCGTGGAGGACTTCACCGGCACTAAAAGCCGCGCCCAACGCAAGCACATCTTCTTTCAGCCCGACCAGTTCCTTCAATTTATCAACGTCATTGCCGCCTATCCGTCACTGACAGAGTACTTTGTGAACGAGAAGGACGGCGTGGAGCTGGTCTTTCAGGCTTATCGACATAGCAAGAACCCCTACGCCCGCGTGATGGCGATGCGGTCGCTGACCTTGTTCTCATTCACTCAAGCCGTCGACGGCACGGTGGAGCGGCGCATCTTGCAAAGCAACGGTGTGAAGACTATTGTGGACGCGTACAAGCAGAGCACCGGTGACCCGACCGAGACGCGCTTCCCcacgctgcttctctcctccaTCATGCGCCACTACCCTAAGGAGGGCGGCAAGGAGTTCATCGACGctgacggcgtcgaggcAGTTGTGAACAATCTTAACATCTGCCGTTACAAGGGCATTCCGCAGCACATCcgcgtgctgcacgacgcCCAGCGCCTCCCCAAGCAGTCGATCGGCAAAAAGTCGGTGGATGCGCGACTGGAGGAGGCAGACTTCTTGGGCGTTGCGATGGGCCTGTTAGACAGCTTTCCTGAGTTTTACGAGGCGACAGGCGACCTTCTGAAGCTGATGACGAGTGTGGTACCGGCGCACGCCGACCCGCTAGAGCTGCTCGAGTACCGTGCCATGCCAATCCTCTCCAAGTACTACGTGAGGTGGCGCGAGGACCAGAGCTTTCAGACGGACGGCACTCGAACACTGGTGGCGAAGCTGTTCGAGCTGATGCTGAATGACAAGACGTGCCAGCGGTGCTACGATCCGTCTGTGGCGTCGTATGAGCTGCTCGAGTGCCTCAGGACCGCCAAGTTGGCCGTCCAGGATgagcgagagaagcgagTGACGCGATTTCCAGATCCGCAACGGCAACcggcgagcgccgctgcctaGCACATATCCTTTCCAGACATGCATGCAGGCACGTTggccggcgcgtgcgcgtttcTCGATCGGGCAAAAGAAAGCATGGAAAGACGGCCTCATCGCCAGCACATGCCGCTCATAACATCCACGCAGTCATACGCTCTTGTCATCGCTTGACACTCCTCAAACTACCTTCACAgtccccctcccaccacaTCCATCTAAATATCTCTGTATAAGCGGCAGATGCTGTGCGTTGGTGTAgccttccccaccccctccctcctcctccacactcAGCAGCGTCATTCCGTGGAGCTGGGGAGGGTGACGCCCCACGAAGGAGTGGTGCAAAAAAATCTGAAGCGATCCTGGAAGCGCGGCATCGTCCTTGTCGACCGGCGCTGCGTACTTACCGAGAGCTCCGGGTAACCGTGTCTGCTGTGCTAAAGGGGGCACGTCCTCATCAAGCACGATGTCCACCAGTagcccttctctcttctgcccTGCCAGGTAGCTAAGAGAGGGTGGGCGGGTTCAGTGTTTCTGGTTGCCATGCACTCaccttgcgtgtgtgtgtgcgtcgcttcgttgcgtgcttgtgcgtatCTGTTTGCTTGCTTGGCCcactcttctctcctctctcctctctcctctcttcctctccctcttctttcgtTCTTCCGTCTCCATCCGGGGATGCAATGGGTCGCCTTGAGCGCGTGTACCTCAACGGCGTTGTTGTCTCTGGATGCGGATGAGTGAATTTGTGTCTGCTTAATATGCACGCCTGCGTGACCGCACTGCACATAGCCACCTTAGAGAGGCTGCGTCCTCCATAATCGACTGAGCGCACCCACGATTGACCATTTTTCGTTCTGTCATCTGCACTACTGCTATCGCTGCCACtaaaaagaagaggaagcgagACGCACACTTGCTTCCTTGGCGCGATCCCACGCCTgcctcgcgtgtgtgtgtgtgtgtgccgcacCTTTGCTTTACAGCACGAAACTCAACACCATAGACACCTCTCTTTACACCCACACGTCAGCAATCATGTCGAAAGACGACGCGAGCATTGCCTATGCCAAGAAGCACAAAATCCACCATCTGTTCGAGCTCATGGCGACCAAGGTGTTGCTGAACCGTCCCGAGAACCCCTTTGCGTACCTTCGCAACCTCCTCAAGGACGTGGAGGAGTCCGAGAAGAACAGGGTCCCGTACGATCCTACGCAGGTCCACTTCAACAACGAcgtcggtgccgcagcaccggcggcaggaagcagcggcggcagtgccgcggcggctccagcagcggcgctgaccTCCgcgaagaaggaaaagagaaccGTGACGCTAGCCACCTTCGGTCTCGACCGGGCAGGCAAGACGTGCGCCCTTTCCGTGTtggagagcggcgaggcggacaAGAAGTACACCCCGACCGTCGGCTTTGCCCCGATCAAGTTCCCGCTGGACGACTACAACTTGTGCGTCTTTGACCTCGGCGGGGCCGCCAACTTCCGCGGCATTTGGGTGCACTACTACCACGACTGCTTCGGTATCGTGTATGTCATCGACTCGGCGGCCAGCGATGAGCGGGTGGCCGAGTCGCTCAAGGTGCTGCACGAGACGCTCCAGCACCCGTATGTGAAAGGGAAACCGCTCTTGGTTCTCGCAAACAAGAAGGACTTGCCGGAAAGCCGCGGAGTGGGGGTGGTCCCCCAGGGCTTTctcgaggaggcgatgggggAATCgggtgcgccgcaccgcgtGCTGGCGACGTGTGCCATAGAAGATGACCCGGCCTTGGTGGAGGGTATTGAGTGGCTGCTGGAGGCTGTGTCGAAGGAGTACGACGCACTGGCGAAGCGGGTGGCGAAGGACAGCAACGAGGTGAAGAACGAAAAGGCTCGCCAACGGGCTGCCAGGCTGGCTGCAATTCGCGGCGAGGACAAGTGAAGAATGCCTGGGCCCGGGGAATGGTTCTACGGTGGTCTTCCCGAGACCTGCTGCTGACTCCTTGCCGTCGTCACCGTTGGTTCTTGCTTGTTTTCGCTGCACGAATCATGGAAGCAGTGTGCCTCCGTGTTggggtctgtgtgtgcatgcgtgtctgtTTGCACATCCCTCTGTTTGACGGTTAACGATAGATATGTACGAGTGCGAGCGTCGCTTGGGCCTGgtcgcttttttttgttttcgcttgTCTGCCGGTGTTGTTGtcctgctctctctttccccaCTGGGTGGAACGAGGGGGGCTCCCTTGTTATCCCTGATTTTGTCGCGTTGCCTGCCAGTGACAACGGCAGGTGCGCGAATGCTGTTGTGTGCTAACCGTTCTCCTGCATAGCCATAGCGTCTCCCCGTTCCTGAGACGCCCCCGTCCAGCCTGTGTGAGGTACGGTTCCCGCTGCGGTCGCGGCTCAATTGACGGCAACGAGGGCATGGGTGCCTCTTCCCACAAAAAGGTGCGTGATTGCATGTGCTTTTCTCCTTCCATTTGTCGGCAAACCGGATGCCTTTCGGAGTCTGCCTCCGCCCCAGTCATGCAACGGGGGCTgtgcgggaggggggagatTCAGGTGACATGGAAGGCATGTCGAAGCCAGCGGGATTTTtcaacaaaagaaaaaaaaacaaagaaaaagaaaaagaggggcTTCTCGCGTCGCGACTCTGAATGTTTCtccatgtgtgcgtgtctcccctttctctttacctgctctctctctctctgcgacCTCTTCgttgcgtgctgctgcggcgccgacgcgtccTCTCATGCGACcaggaggacgaggcggagagccGCATCACGTACTTTTTCGTCCAGCGCAGGAGGAGCATGCACCTGCTGCCTTGCCATGCAAGCTCAACACCTGTCGCGATCCTTGCAGAgcgtgctgccgtcgctctCAATTCCCTCCCCCCCAGCGCTCTCTTTCGATTCCCCCTGTGTCTTGTGCCACTTTCATCACCGCTTGTGCCACCCCCTCCCGACGCCGTCGACAGCAGGGCAGGAACGCTGCATGCGAACGCCGCGCTGCAATCCActacacacatacacgtacaacaaccccctcccccccccacgtACACCTTAGGTGCGAGTGCAGGCGCTCCGTGTACACTCGCACACAACAGCAGGCAAGCACCGGAGTCGCTGCACTCTCTCAATATACATAAAGAGAAAGAGTGCGTCCTTTAAGTAGCAGCAGGTAGGGCTCTCCTACAACCGTCGGCGCGAATCCCTTAAAGGGCGAATCCGTTGccggaggggaggaggagtgcaGGGACACGGCAAACAGGATCGGCTGTCTGTGCCGTTGTCCACAGGCAGCATCGAATGTGCAAAGgcggaaagagaggaggcaagttcgacgcacacacacgcgcaggaCACAGGAGCATCCACGAAGCGACGAAAAGACGGACCGCGAATCCGAAGTCGCTAGTGGAGGGAAGGCACATTGAGACAGTAGACGCTACCGTTACCATCATTGCATTGCTTAACGGACACAGCGcccccacaccccctcctctcgtcctcctcctcttttcgcAATTCTTTTTTGtatgttgtgtgtgtgtgtgtgtcttgccgcctttttcgttttcgtgtTATTCTTGTTTCGCCCCTATCAATCTGCTCATCTTCTCTTTTGCCGCGCTAATCTCGCTGCATCCCCCTCCACAGATCTGCTCACCGACTtcagcatcgccgccatTGTTTCTCTTTCCCTAACTCTACCCCCGTCGCCGCACATCGACATACTGTGAAGTCATCAGTTATACACgaacacacatacaagcaGTGCCCCCCCTCTCTATCATATCACACAGAAGCCGGCACTATACGTGGATCTCGTGGACTCGCTGTCCTGAACCTGCCACTTTTTCCTTCATTGCTCGTTTCGTTTCTTAATATTCTGTGATTTCTTTCTTGGTGTCCCTGGCTGCACCCTTTTTTTGGTTGTGTCGTCGTTGTTGTCTTGTCTTGAGGCCACACATATCCGCTGCGTCACCAACGCGGGCTACTGACTGCACTGCCGCACCCTTTTATCATTGCGGCCTGCGCAGCGTACCGTTGTCTGGCGCAGTCCCACGTGGGTGCTCACACGTCGTGCATGTGGCCCACTCCATTT
This genomic stretch from Leishmania donovani BPK282A1 complete genome, chromosome 36 harbors:
- a CDS encoding ADP-ribosylation factor-like protein, coding for MSKDDASIAYAKKHKIHHLFELMATKVLLNRPENPFAYLRNLLKDVEESEKNRVPYDPTQVHFNNDVGAAAPAAGSSGGSAAAAPAAALTSAKKEKRTVTLATFGLDRAGKTCALSVLESGEADKKYTPTVGFAPIKFPLDDYNLCVFDLGGAANFRGIWVHYYHDCFGIVYVIDSAASDERVAESLKVLHETLQHPYVKGKPLLVLANKKDLPESRGVGVVPQGFLEEAMGESGAPHRVLATCAIEDDPALVEGIEWLLEAVSKEYDALAKRVAKDSNEVKNEKARQRAARLAAIRGEDK